The DNA region CGCCTGCCCAGACACCGCTGCACTCGCGAACAAACCAAAAACAAAACCCGCACAAGGCGGGTTTTGTCTGTAACAGAAGCAGCAATCAGTCAGCCAGTCGCCAGGTCGTCCCGCCCTTCCCGTCTTCCAGCACCACACCCATGGCGGTGAGCTGGTCGCGGATACGGTCGGACTCGGCCCAGTCTTTACCAGCACGAGCCGCCAGACGCGCAGCAATCAGCGCATCAACCTCAGCCGCATCAACCCGCCCTTCGGCACCGGCCTGCAGGAAATCATCAGCCTCAAGCTGCAACACACCCAACACACTGGCCAATTCTTTCAAACGAGCCGCCAGACCTGCCGCCGCATCAAGATCACTCTCACGCAGACGGTTGATCTCACGAACCATCTCAAACAGCACGGCACACGCTTCCGGCGTGCCGAAGTCGTCGTTCATCACCTGGGTGAAGCGCTCGACAAAGGCTTCGCCGCCAGCCGGCGCCACGCTCGGCAGGCCTTTCAATGCGTGGTAGAACCGCTCGAGTGCGCCCTTGGCGTCCTTGAGGTTGTCTTCCGAATAGTTGATCGCGCTGCGGTAATGACTCGACACCAGCAGGTAACGCACGACTTCCGGGTGGTACTTTTCCAGCACGTCGCGAATGGTGAAGAAGTTGTTCAAGGACTTGGACATCTTCTCGCCATTGATGCGAATCATGCCGCAATGCATCCACGCGTTGGCGTAGGTCTTGCCGGTGGCCGCTTCGCTCTGGGCGATTTCGTTTTCGTGGTGCGGGAACTCCAGGTCGCTGCCGCCGCCATGAATGTCGAAGGTCTCGCCCAGGCAGCAGGTCGACATCACCGAGCACTCGATGTGCCAGCCCGGACGCCCGGCGCCCCACGGCGATTCCCAGCTCGGCTCGCCCGGCTTGGTGGCTTTCCACAGCACGAAATCCAGCGGGTCCTGTTTCGACTCGTCGACTTCGATCCGCGCACCGATGCGCAGGTCTTCGATTTTCTTGCGCGACAGCTTGCCGTAGCCCATGAACTTGGCGACGCGGTAATACACATCGCCATTGCCCGGTGCATAGGCGTAACCCTTGTCGATCAGGGTCTGGATCATGCTCAGCATGCCCGGAATATGATCGGTGGCACGCGGTTCCATGTCCGGCTTGAGGATGTTGAGGCGCGCCTCGTCCTCATGCATCGCGGTAATCATGCGCTCGGTCAGGGCGTCGAACGGCTCGCCGTTTTCCTTGGCCCGATTGATGATCTTGTCTTCGATGTCGGTGATGTTGCGCACGTAGGTCAGGTTGTAACCGCTGAACCGCAACCAGCGGGTCACCAGGTCAAACGCGACCATGCTGCGGCCGTGGCCAATGTGGCAGTAGTCGTACACAGTCATCCCGCAGACGTACATGCGCACATTGTTGCCATCCAGCGGCTTGAAGACTTCTTTGCTCTTGGTGAGCGTGTTGTAGATCGTAAGCACTTTAGTTTCCTTGAATCACTGGCCCCACGAATCACGCAAGGTCACGGTACGGTTGAACACCGGATGACCGGGTTTCGAGTCCTTGATATCCGCGCAGAAGTAACCTTCGCGCTCGAACTGGAAACGGTCTTCCGGCTGTGCATTGCCCAGCGAGGGTTCAGCACGACAACCGGTGAGGACTTGCAGCGAGTCAGGGTTGATGTTGTCCAGGAAACTGGCGCTGTCTTCGGCCTTCTCAGGGTTGGCCGAACGGAACAGGCGATCGTACAGACGCACTTCACACTCGACGCTGGCCGCAGCCGGCACCCAGTGAACCACGCCTTTGACCTTGCGGCCTTCAGGGTTCTTGCCCAGGGTTTCCGGGTCGTAGGAGCAACGCAGTTCGACGATGTTGCCATCGGCGTCCTTGATCGCTTCGTCGGCGCGAATCACGTAGCTGCCGCGCAGACGCACTTCGCCGTTCGGCTCAAGGCGTTTGTAGCCTTTTGGCGGCTCTTCCATGAAGTCTTCACGGTCGATGTAGAGCTCACGGGCGAACGGCAGAACACGCACGCCCATGTCTTCTTTCGGGTGGCACGCCAGTTCAAGGTTCTCGACCTGGCCTTCCGGGTAGTTAGTGATCACGACTTTCAGCGGGCGCAGCACGCACATGGCACGCGGGGCGCTGTGGTCGAGGTCGTCACGGATGCTGAATTCCAGCATGCCGAAGTCGACAACGCCGTCGGAACGGTTGGTGCCGACCATTTCGCAGAAGTTGCGGATCGATTTCGGCGTGTAACCACGGCGGCGGAATCCGGACAGCGTGGACATGCGCGGATCGTCCCAGCCAAGAACGTGCTTTTCATCGACCAGTTGCTTGAGCTTGCGCTTGCTGGTGATCGTGTAGTTCAGGTTCAGACGGCTGAATTCGTACTGACGCGGTTGCGCTGGCACGGGCAGGTTCTCGAGGAACCACTCGTACAGCGGACGATGGCTTTCGAACTCCAGGGTGCAGATCGAGTGGGTGATGCCTTCGATGGCATCCGACTGACCGTGGGTGAAGTCGTAGTTCGGGTAGATGCACCACTTGTCACCGGTCTGGTGGTGGTGTGCGTGACGAATGCGATACATGATCGGGTCGCGCAGGTTCATGTTCGGCGAGGCCATGTCGATCTTGGCCCGCAACACGCGTGCGCCGTCCTTGAATTCACCGGCCTTCATGCGGGCGAACCAGTCGAGGTTTTCTTCCACGGAACGATCGCGGAACGGGCTGTTCTTGCCCGGCTCGGTCAGGCTGCCACGGTATTCCTTGGCCTGTTCAGGGCTCAAGTCATCGACGTAGGCCTTACCGGCCTTGATCAGTTCAACGGCCCAGTCGTGCAACTGGTCGAAATACTGCGAGGCGTAGCGCACTTCACCGGACCATTCGAAGCCCAGCCATTTGACGTCGCTTTCGATCGCGTCGATGTATTCCTGGTCTTCCTTGGCCGGGTTGGTGTCGTCGAAACGCAGGTGCGTGACGCCGCCAAATTCCTGGGCCAGGCCGAAGTTCACGCAAATCGACTTGGCGTGACCAATGTGCAGGTAGCCGTTGGGCTCAGGCGGGAAACGGGTGACGATCTGCGTGTGCTTACCCGAGTCCAGGTCCGCCTGGATGATCGGGCGCAGGAAATTGACCGGCACGGCAGGGCCGGTCTTGGAATTCGAGGTAGGGTCGACAGTGGGCTTGCTCATAGGATCCTTGAACGTACAAGTGCGCGGCCAGTTGGCCAAATCAAAGCGGCGGTTAAAACAAAGGGGCTTATCATAGCCGATGCCGTCAAGTCGCTGACAGCGCAGGGCAAAAAACGGCTGCATTTAATCGGATGCAAATGAAAAACAGCCTCGAAATTCGCGCCCGGCACGCTAAACTGCGCATCTTGGCCAAAATTGGCCGGACCGGTTGAGGGCTTCAACGCCCCGAAACCCACGAATTATTAGAAAGAGTACCGATCATGACCCAAGTCAAACTGACAACAAACCATGGCGACATCGTCCTGGAACTGAACGCTGAGAAAGCCCCGATCACCGTGGCCAACTTCATCGAGTACGTCAAAGCCGGTCACTACGAAAACACTGTTTTCCACCGCGTCATCGGTAACTTCATGATCCAGGGCGGCGGTTTCGAGCCAGGCATGAAAGAAAAGAAAGACAAGCGCCCAAGCATCCAGAACGAAGCCGACAACGGCCTGCCGAACGAGAAGTACACCGTTGCCATGGCCCGCACCATGGAGCCGCATTCGGCTTCCGCCCAGTTCTTCATCAACGTGGCTGACAACAGCTTCCTGAACCACAGCGCCAAGACCACTCAGGGCTGGGGCTACGCGGTATTCGCCAAAGTCGTTGCAGGCACCGACGTGGTCGACAAGATCAAAGGTGTTTCCACCACCATGAAGTCCGGCCATCAGGACGTACCAGCAGAAGACGTGATCATCGAGAAAGCCGAGATCATTGAGTGATACTGCTGATTTCAGACTTGCATCTGGAAGAGGAGCGCCCGGACATCAGCCGGGCGTTTCTGGATTTGCTCGCCGGACGCGCCCGCTCGGCGAGTGCGTTGTACATCCTGGGCGACTTTTTCGAGGCGTGGATTGGCGACGATGCCATGACGCCGTTCCAGCGTTCCATCTGCCAGGCCCTGCGCGATCTTAGCGACAGCGGCACGGCCATTTTTCTGATGCACGGCAATCGCGACTTCATGCTCGGCCAGGCCTTCTGCAAACAGGCAGGCTGTACGTTGTTGAAAGACCCGAGTGTCGTGCAGTTTTACGGTGAGCCGGTGCTGTTGATGCACGGCGACAGCCTCTGCACCCGCGACGAGGCTTATATGAAGCTGCGTCGTTACCTGCGTAACCCCATCACCCTGTTCATCCTGCGGCACTTGCCTCTGCGGACTCGCCATAAACTGGCGCGCAAGCTGCGCAATGAAAGCCGCGCGCAAACACGGATGAAGGCGAACGACATTGTGGATGTCACGCCGGAAGAAGTGCCGCGGATCATGCAGGCCTATGGCGTGAAGACCTTGATCCATGGGCATACCCATCGCCCCGCCATTCACAAGTTGCAGATTGGCGAGCAGGCGGCCAAGCGGATTGTATTGGGGGATTGGGATCGTCAGGGCTGGGCGTTGCAGGTGGATGAGCAAGGGTTTGCGTTGGCGCCGTTTGATTTCGTTACGCCATAAAAACCAAAGATCAAAAGATCGCAGCCTCGCTTCGCTCGACAGCTCCTACAGGTGTATTGCCTAACGCGGTCAATGTAGGAGCTGTCGAGTAAAACGAGGCTGCGATCTTTTAACAGGCACCGTTGAATCAATGCCCTGCCGAAGCAGGCCCCGGCTTCGCCGCAAACGGCGGTTTCGCCAGCCACACCAGCACAATCAAGCCCATGAATGCCCACCCCAGCAACGTGAAGTAATCCACGGTGGAGAGCATGTACGCCTGACTGGTCAGCACATGATCCAGTTGCGCATACGCCGGATTGCTCGCCCCGCCCAGGCTGTTAAGCGCCTCGCGGGTAGCCGGCTCATAGGTGCTGATGCTTTCGCTCATATAGGCGTGGTGCTGATCGGCCCGACGAATCCAGATCCAGGTCGTCAGCGACGCCGCAAAACTGCCACCCAACGTCCGCAGGAACGTCGCCAGGCCTGCGCCGTCGGCGATCTGGCTTGGTGGCAGGTCCGACATCAGAATGCTCAAGGTCGGCATGAAGAACAGTGCCACACCGATCCCCATGAACAGCTGCACCAGAGCGATGTGCTGGAAGTCCACTTCATTGGTAAACCCGGCACGCATGAAGCAGCTCAGGCCAATCGCCAGGAACGCCAGACCGGCCAGCAATCGCAGGTCGAATTTGTGTGCGTATTTGCCGACAAACGGCGACATCAACACCGGCAGAATCCCGATCGGCGCCACCGCCAGCCCCGCCCACGTCGCCGTGTAACCCATCTGGGTTTGCAGCCATTGCGGCAGGATCAGGTTGATCCCGAAGAACCCAGCGTAACCCAACACCAACACAATGGTGCCGATGCGGAAGTTGCGGTAAGCGAACAGCCGCAGGTTGACCACCGGGTGTTTGTCGGTCATTTCCCAGATCACGAACACCGCCAGCGCAATCACCGAAATGGCCGCGCCGATGAGGATGAAGTTCGACTCGAACCAATCCAGGTCGTTACCCTTGTCGAGGATCACCTGCAACGCGCCGACGCCAATGATCAGGGTGATCAAACCGACGTAATCCATCGGCTGGTAACTGGTTTCCACCGGCCGCGCCTTGAGTTGCTGGCGCACCACCATCACCGCGAAAACACCGATCGGCACGTTGATAAAGAAGATCCACGGCCAGCTATAGCTGTCGGTAATCCAGCCGCCGAGGATGGGACCTGCAATCGGCGCCACCACCGTGACCATCGCCAGCAACGCCAGGGCCATGCCACGCCTGGCGGGTGGATAGACGGCAATCAGCAGCGTTTGAGTCATCGGGTACAGGGGACCCGCCACCAGACCTTGAAGCACCCGAAAGCCGATCAGCTCCGGCATCGAGGTCGAGATACCGCACAGAAACGAAGCCAGCACGAACAGAATCGTCGCCCAGAGAAACAGCTTCACCTCGCCGAAGCGCCGGCTGAGCCAACCGGTCAGCGGCAGCGCGATGGCGTTGCTCACGGCGAACGAGGTAATCACCCAAGTGCCCTGCTCCGAACTCACGCCCAGGTTGCCGGAAATCGTCGGCAGCGCCACGTTGGCGATGGTAGTGTCGAGCACTTGCATGAAGGTCGCCAGCGATAGGCCGATAGTGCTGAGCAACAGGCTGGGCGGCGTAAAAGAGGCGTTATTGCTCATCGCGAATCCTTTGGAACCTGATTGGCGCAGCGCCTGTTACTGACGCAGCTGACCTTGTGGGAGCGAGCTTGCTCGCGATAGCGGTGGATCAATCAACAAAGATGTTGAATGTAAATCCGCCATCGCCAGCAAGCTCGCTCCCACAGGGTCGGTGTGATGGCGAATCAGCGCTGGACGGTTTTGCTGACCGCGGCGCTGTTGTCGTGGATCAATTGAGTGATCATCGCGTCGGCCTCGGCCAACTGACGGTCATAGACGTTGGTGCTGAACGAGGCCTTTTGCGGCGGTTGTTGCGCCAGCACCGGGCCGCTCTGGTCACGCAGGTTCACATCGACCTGAGTCGAAAGGCCGACCCGCAACGGGTGCTTGGCCAGTTCTTCGGCGTTGATGTGAATCCGCACCGGCACCCGCTGGACGATTTTGATCCAGTTACCGGTGGCGTTCTGCGCCGGCAACAGGGCAAACGCGCTGCCGGTACCGGCGCCGAGGCTGTCGATGGTGCCGCTGAACTTCACGTCGCTGCCGTAGAGGTCGGCTTCGATGTCCACTGGCTGCCCGATGCGCATGTCACGCAGTTGGGTTTCCTTGAAGTTGGCGTCGATCCACAGCTGATCCAGCGGAATGACCGCCATCAACGCGGTGCCCGGCTGGACGCGTTGGCCCAGTTGCACGGAACGTTTGGCGACATAACCGGTGACCGGCGCGATCAAGGTGCTGCGGGAGTTGTTCAAGTACGCCTGACGCAATTGCGCGGCAGCGGACATCACGTCCGGGTGCGACGAAACCACGGTGTCATCGACCAACGCACTGGTGGTTTTCAGTTGCTGTTTGGCGTTGGCCAAGGCGTTTTGCGCCGAGGTCAGGTCGTCGCGAGCATGGGACAGCTCTTCCTGGGAAATCGCGCCGCCAGCGGCGAGGTTCTTCCGGCGATTGAAGTTGTCCTGAGCCTTCTGCACTTCAGCCTGTTGGGCGTTGACCTGGGCTTTCATGCCGTCGACATTGCTGTACAAGCCGCGAACCTGACGCACGGTGCGGGCCAGATTGGCCTGGGCACTTTGCAAACCGACTTCGGCGTCGTTCGGGTCGAAGTTGATCAGCACCTGGCCTTCATGAACCAGGTCGCCATCGTCGGCACCGATGCTGACCACAGTGCCGGTGACCAACGGCGTGATTTCCACCACGTTGCCGCTCACGTAGGCGTCGTCGGTGCTTTCGTTCCAGCGCCCGTAGAATTCGTGATAACCCCAGACGCCGACACCGGCGAGGATCACCACGATAGCCAGGACAATCAGCATGACTTTGCGTTTGCGCGGATTGCTCGTGTCTTGCGTGTTGTCAGGGGATTGGGCTGTATCGGCAGTGGCCATGACAAGTACCTTGAATTAGTTGTGCTGCGTGGCTGGGGTTGCGTTGGCTGCGGCCAGGGTCTCGCCCTGGAAGCCGCCTCCCAGCGCCTGCATCAGTTGGATCGACAGGTCGATCTGCTCGGCATTCAGGTTGGCCATCTGACGCTGGGCCTGGAGCAATTGCTGCTCGATGCTGAGCACGTCCAGGTAATTGCCGATGCCGGAACCGTAACGCTCCACCACCGTGTTGTAAGAATCCTGAGCAATGTCGGTGGCGCGCTGCTGAGCGCCGAGCTGCCGACCGATATCGCGCAACTGGTTGATGGT from Pseudomonas sp. ACM7 includes:
- a CDS encoding DHA2 family efflux MFS transporter permease subunit — encoded protein: MSNNASFTPPSLLLSTIGLSLATFMQVLDTTIANVALPTISGNLGVSSEQGTWVITSFAVSNAIALPLTGWLSRRFGEVKLFLWATILFVLASFLCGISTSMPELIGFRVLQGLVAGPLYPMTQTLLIAVYPPARRGMALALLAMVTVVAPIAGPILGGWITDSYSWPWIFFINVPIGVFAVMVVRQQLKARPVETSYQPMDYVGLITLIIGVGALQVILDKGNDLDWFESNFILIGAAISVIALAVFVIWEMTDKHPVVNLRLFAYRNFRIGTIVLVLGYAGFFGINLILPQWLQTQMGYTATWAGLAVAPIGILPVLMSPFVGKYAHKFDLRLLAGLAFLAIGLSCFMRAGFTNEVDFQHIALVQLFMGIGVALFFMPTLSILMSDLPPSQIADGAGLATFLRTLGGSFAASLTTWIWIRRADQHHAYMSESISTYEPATREALNSLGGASNPAYAQLDHVLTSQAYMLSTVDYFTLLGWAFMGLIVLVWLAKPPFAAKPGPASAGH
- a CDS encoding efflux RND transporter periplasmic adaptor subunit, coding for MATADTAQSPDNTQDTSNPRKRKVMLIVLAIVVILAGVGVWGYHEFYGRWNESTDDAYVSGNVVEITPLVTGTVVSIGADDGDLVHEGQVLINFDPNDAEVGLQSAQANLARTVRQVRGLYSNVDGMKAQVNAQQAEVQKAQDNFNRRKNLAAGGAISQEELSHARDDLTSAQNALANAKQQLKTTSALVDDTVVSSHPDVMSAAAQLRQAYLNNSRSTLIAPVTGYVAKRSVQLGQRVQPGTALMAVIPLDQLWIDANFKETQLRDMRIGQPVDIEADLYGSDVKFSGTIDSLGAGTGSAFALLPAQNATGNWIKIVQRVPVRIHINAEELAKHPLRVGLSTQVDVNLRDQSGPVLAQQPPQKASFSTNVYDRQLAEADAMITQLIHDNSAAVSKTVQR
- the lpxH gene encoding UDP-2,3-diacylglucosamine diphosphatase, whose amino-acid sequence is MILLISDLHLEEERPDISRAFLDLLAGRARSASALYILGDFFEAWIGDDAMTPFQRSICQALRDLSDSGTAIFLMHGNRDFMLGQAFCKQAGCTLLKDPSVVQFYGEPVLLMHGDSLCTRDEAYMKLRRYLRNPITLFILRHLPLRTRHKLARKLRNESRAQTRMKANDIVDVTPEEVPRIMQAYGVKTLIHGHTHRPAIHKLQIGEQAAKRIVLGDWDRQGWALQVDEQGFALAPFDFVTP
- a CDS encoding glutamine--tRNA ligase/YqeY domain fusion protein, with the protein product MSKPTVDPTSNSKTGPAVPVNFLRPIIQADLDSGKHTQIVTRFPPEPNGYLHIGHAKSICVNFGLAQEFGGVTHLRFDDTNPAKEDQEYIDAIESDVKWLGFEWSGEVRYASQYFDQLHDWAVELIKAGKAYVDDLSPEQAKEYRGSLTEPGKNSPFRDRSVEENLDWFARMKAGEFKDGARVLRAKIDMASPNMNLRDPIMYRIRHAHHHQTGDKWCIYPNYDFTHGQSDAIEGITHSICTLEFESHRPLYEWFLENLPVPAQPRQYEFSRLNLNYTITSKRKLKQLVDEKHVLGWDDPRMSTLSGFRRRGYTPKSIRNFCEMVGTNRSDGVVDFGMLEFSIRDDLDHSAPRAMCVLRPLKVVITNYPEGQVENLELACHPKEDMGVRVLPFARELYIDREDFMEEPPKGYKRLEPNGEVRLRGSYVIRADEAIKDADGNIVELRCSYDPETLGKNPEGRKVKGVVHWVPAAASVECEVRLYDRLFRSANPEKAEDSASFLDNINPDSLQVLTGCRAEPSLGNAQPEDRFQFEREGYFCADIKDSKPGHPVFNRTVTLRDSWGQ
- a CDS encoding peptidylprolyl isomerase, whose amino-acid sequence is MTQVKLTTNHGDIVLELNAEKAPITVANFIEYVKAGHYENTVFHRVIGNFMIQGGGFEPGMKEKKDKRPSIQNEADNGLPNEKYTVAMARTMEPHSASAQFFINVADNSFLNHSAKTTQGWGYAVFAKVVAGTDVVDKIKGVSTTMKSGHQDVPAEDVIIEKAEIIE
- the cysS gene encoding cysteine--tRNA ligase codes for the protein MLTIYNTLTKSKEVFKPLDGNNVRMYVCGMTVYDYCHIGHGRSMVAFDLVTRWLRFSGYNLTYVRNITDIEDKIINRAKENGEPFDALTERMITAMHEDEARLNILKPDMEPRATDHIPGMLSMIQTLIDKGYAYAPGNGDVYYRVAKFMGYGKLSRKKIEDLRIGARIEVDESKQDPLDFVLWKATKPGEPSWESPWGAGRPGWHIECSVMSTCCLGETFDIHGGGSDLEFPHHENEIAQSEAATGKTYANAWMHCGMIRINGEKMSKSLNNFFTIRDVLEKYHPEVVRYLLVSSHYRSAINYSEDNLKDAKGALERFYHALKGLPSVAPAGGEAFVERFTQVMNDDFGTPEACAVLFEMVREINRLRESDLDAAAGLAARLKELASVLGVLQLEADDFLQAGAEGRVDAAEVDALIAARLAARAGKDWAESDRIRDQLTAMGVVLEDGKGGTTWRLAD